In Burkholderia gladioli, a genomic segment contains:
- a CDS encoding histone deacetylase family protein: protein MATAFYTHPDCLLHEMGEWHPECPSRLSAIQDQLIASRIDELIEHESAPFASEAALARVHTRAHIDYIKSNVPAEGYCELDPDTSMNRHTWQAALRAAGAAIAATDAVLEGRYDNAFCSVRPPGHHAEPARAMGFCFFNNVAIAARHALDVHGLERVAVIDFDVHHGNGTEAAFSNDPRVLMCSFFQHPLFPFSGTEHPAPNMLNVPVPARTSGMAIRETVDMLWLPRLEAFRPQMLFVSAGFDAHREDDLGRMGLVEADYEWLTTQICEIARKHAQGRVVSCLEGGYNLSALGRSVVAHLRVLAGV, encoded by the coding sequence ATGGCAACCGCCTTTTACACGCATCCCGACTGCCTGCTGCACGAGATGGGCGAATGGCATCCGGAATGTCCGTCGCGGCTGTCGGCGATCCAGGATCAACTGATCGCGAGCCGCATCGACGAACTGATCGAGCACGAAAGCGCGCCCTTCGCCAGCGAGGCCGCCCTCGCGCGCGTGCACACTCGGGCCCATATCGACTACATCAAGTCGAACGTGCCGGCCGAAGGCTACTGCGAGCTCGATCCCGACACCTCGATGAACCGCCATACCTGGCAGGCCGCCCTGCGCGCCGCGGGTGCCGCGATCGCGGCCACCGACGCGGTGCTCGAGGGCCGCTACGACAACGCCTTCTGCAGCGTGCGCCCGCCCGGCCATCATGCCGAGCCGGCGCGTGCGATGGGCTTCTGCTTCTTCAACAACGTGGCGATCGCCGCGCGTCACGCGCTCGACGTGCACGGGCTCGAACGCGTCGCCGTGATCGACTTCGACGTGCATCACGGCAACGGCACCGAGGCCGCCTTCTCGAACGACCCGCGCGTGCTGATGTGCAGCTTCTTCCAGCACCCGCTGTTCCCCTTCTCGGGCACCGAGCATCCGGCGCCGAACATGCTCAACGTGCCGGTGCCGGCGCGCACCAGCGGCATGGCGATCCGCGAGACGGTGGACATGCTGTGGCTGCCGCGGCTGGAGGCGTTCCGCCCGCAGATGCTGTTCGTGTCGGCCGGCTTCGACGCGCATCGCGAGGACGATCTCGGCCGAATGGGTCTGGTCGAGGCCGACTACGAATGGTTGACCACGCAGATCTGCGAGATCGCCCGCAAGCATGCGCAGGGGCGCGTGGTGAGCTGCCTCGAGGGCGGCTACAACCTGTCGGCGCTGGGCCGCAGCGTGGTCGCGCACCTGCGCGTGCTGGCCGGCGTCTGA
- a CDS encoding electron transfer flavoprotein subunit alpha/FixB family protein → MTILIIAEHDNATIKAATLNTVAAAQKIGGDIHVLVAGGNAQGAADAAAKIAGVAKVLLADAPQLAEGLAENVEATVLNIAKDYSHILAPATAYGKNVAPRIAAKLDVAQISDITAVDSADTFERPIYAGNAIATVQSSDAIKVITVRSTGFDPVAAEGGSASVEKIEAAADSGKSQFVNREVTKLDRPELTSANIIVSGGRGLGSGENYTKVLEPLADKLSAALGASRAAVDAGYVPNDYQVGQTGKIVAPQLYIAVGISGAIQHLAGMKDSKVIVAINKDEEAPIFSVADYGIVGDLFTVVPELVSALG, encoded by the coding sequence ATGACGATTCTGATCATTGCCGAACACGACAACGCCACGATCAAGGCGGCGACGCTGAACACGGTGGCGGCCGCGCAGAAGATCGGCGGCGACATCCACGTGCTGGTGGCGGGCGGCAACGCGCAGGGCGCGGCCGACGCGGCGGCGAAGATCGCCGGCGTGGCGAAGGTGCTGCTGGCCGATGCGCCGCAACTGGCCGAGGGCCTGGCGGAGAACGTGGAAGCCACGGTGCTGAACATCGCGAAGGACTATTCGCACATCCTGGCGCCGGCCACGGCCTACGGCAAGAACGTGGCGCCGCGCATCGCGGCGAAGCTGGACGTGGCGCAGATCTCGGACATCACGGCAGTGGACAGCGCCGATACCTTCGAGCGCCCGATCTACGCCGGCAACGCGATCGCGACGGTGCAGTCGAGCGATGCGATCAAGGTGATCACGGTGCGCTCGACGGGCTTCGATCCGGTGGCGGCCGAAGGCGGCAGCGCATCGGTGGAGAAGATCGAGGCGGCGGCCGACAGTGGCAAGTCGCAGTTCGTGAACCGTGAAGTGACCAAGCTCGATCGTCCGGAGCTGACCAGCGCGAACATCATCGTGTCGGGCGGCCGGGGCCTGGGCAGCGGCGAGAACTACACGAAGGTGCTGGAGCCGCTGGCCGACAAGCTGTCGGCGGCGCTGGGCGCCTCGCGCGCGGCGGTCGACGCGGGCTACGTGCCGAACGATTATCAAGTGGGCCAGACGGGCAAGATCGTGGCGCCGCAGTTGTACATCGCGGTGGGCATCTCGGGTGCGATCCAGCATCTGGCCGGGATGAAGGACTCGAAGGTGATCGTGGCGATCAACAAGGACGAGGAAGCGCCGATCTTCAGCGTGGCCGACTACGGCATCGTCGGCGACCTGTTCACGGTGGTGCCGGAGCTGGTGTCCGCGCTCGGCTGA
- a CDS encoding alpha/beta hydrolase, giving the protein MRSADGLGLVAFRWQGWAAADGGRQAPRATVALLHGLAEHARRYDALAARLAAAGIELVAIDLRGHGCSPGRRTWVDRFDQYLDDADALVSFARREGVQLFLMGHSMGGAIAALYAIERAPARGQPLAGLVLSSPALAPGRDVPRWMLAASRFMSRAWPRFPALKIDAALLSRDPEVVAANRADPLVQHGAVPARTGAEILVAMERIARGRASLALPTLIYHGTADKLTEPEGSREFGAQAGPADKTLTLYEGNYHETMNDLERERVIGALIDWIVARS; this is encoded by the coding sequence GTGCGCAGCGCCGACGGCCTCGGGCTGGTGGCCTTTCGATGGCAGGGCTGGGCCGCGGCCGATGGCGGCCGCCAGGCGCCCCGCGCCACCGTCGCCCTGCTCCACGGTCTGGCCGAGCACGCGCGCCGCTACGACGCGCTGGCCGCGCGGCTGGCGGCGGCCGGCATCGAGCTGGTGGCCATCGACCTGCGCGGCCACGGCTGCTCGCCGGGCCGGCGCACCTGGGTCGATCGCTTCGACCAATACCTCGACGACGCCGATGCCCTGGTGAGTTTCGCCAGGCGCGAGGGCGTGCAGCTGTTCCTGATGGGCCACAGCATGGGCGGCGCGATCGCCGCGCTGTATGCGATCGAGCGCGCGCCGGCACGTGGGCAGCCCCTCGCCGGATTGGTGCTGTCGAGCCCCGCGCTGGCGCCCGGCCGCGACGTGCCGCGCTGGATGCTGGCGGCCAGCCGCTTCATGAGCCGCGCCTGGCCGCGTTTTCCGGCCTTGAAGATCGATGCTGCCCTGCTCTCGCGCGACCCCGAGGTGGTGGCCGCCAACCGCGCCGATCCGCTGGTCCAGCACGGCGCCGTGCCCGCGCGCACCGGCGCGGAAATCCTGGTCGCGATGGAGCGCATCGCGCGCGGGCGCGCCTCGCTGGCGCTGCCGACGCTGATCTACCACGGCACCGCCGACAAGCTGACCGAGCCGGAAGGCAGCCGCGAGTTCGGCGCGCAGGCCGGGCCGGCCGACAAGACCCTCACGCTTTACGAAGGCAACTACCACGAGACCATGAACGACCTCGAACGAGAGCGCGTGATCGGCGCGCTGATCGACTGGATCGTGGCGCGCAGTTGA
- a CDS encoding Lrp/AsnC ligand binding domain-containing protein, giving the protein MRTQRQPVRALDKLDRRILRLLQQDGRMAMKDLAEQVGLTVTPCIERVRRMERDGVITGYHARVDPAQLGAALLVFVEITLDHKSGNMFEQFRREVMKIDEVLECHLVSGDFDYLIKARIGEMADYRKLLGDILLQLPGAVQSKSYVVMEEIKETLSIAVDD; this is encoded by the coding sequence ATGAGAACTCAACGTCAACCGGTACGCGCGCTGGACAAGCTGGACCGCCGGATCCTGCGCCTGCTGCAACAGGACGGCCGCATGGCGATGAAGGACCTGGCCGAGCAGGTCGGCCTGACCGTCACGCCCTGCATCGAGCGCGTGCGCCGCATGGAGCGCGACGGCGTGATCACCGGCTATCACGCGCGCGTCGACCCGGCCCAGCTTGGCGCGGCGCTGCTGGTGTTCGTCGAGATCACGCTCGACCACAAGAGCGGCAACATGTTCGAGCAGTTCCGTCGCGAGGTGATGAAGATCGACGAAGTGCTCGAGTGCCACCTGGTGTCGGGTGATTTCGACTATCTGATCAAGGCCCGCATCGGCGAGATGGCAGATTACCGCAAGCTGCTCGGCGACATCCTGCTGCAACTGCCTGGGGCCGTGCAGTCGAAGAGTTATGTGGTGATGGAGGAGATCAAGGAAACGCTGAGCATCGCCGTCGACGACTGA
- a CDS encoding PA0069 family radical SAM protein codes for MSDRSDTEYPVAPPVPRKGRGAVGNLQGRYETDQREGVDDGWLGEDDEARPALRTQVFDERAKSILTRNASPDIPFNVSLNPYRGCEHGCIYCFARPTHSYLGLSPGLDFESRIYAKVNAAELLERELGKRGYVPEPIALGVNTDAYQPCERERRITREVIQVMHDHGQPFAAITKSSLIERDLDLLAPMAERGQVMAAVTITTLDADLARALEPRAATPSRRLRTIRALAEAGVPVGVSIAPVIPFVTEPDMERVLEACFEAGATHASYIVLRLPWEVAPLFREWLGAHFPDRAERVMARVRDMRGGKDYESDFASRMKGEGLWADLLKQRFQKAVKRLGLNERTRGILDFTQFRAPEQPKAPATPQLSLF; via the coding sequence ATGAGCGATCGATCCGATACCGAATATCCGGTGGCGCCGCCCGTGCCGCGCAAGGGGCGCGGCGCCGTGGGCAACCTGCAGGGCCGCTACGAGACCGACCAGCGAGAAGGTGTCGACGACGGCTGGCTCGGCGAGGACGACGAGGCGCGTCCCGCGCTGCGCACCCAGGTGTTCGACGAGCGCGCCAAGAGCATCCTGACGCGCAACGCCTCGCCCGATATTCCCTTCAATGTCTCACTGAATCCGTATCGCGGCTGCGAGCATGGTTGCATCTACTGTTTCGCGCGGCCGACCCACAGCTACCTCGGCCTGTCGCCGGGCCTCGATTTCGAGAGTCGGATCTACGCCAAGGTCAATGCGGCGGAACTGCTGGAGCGCGAGCTCGGCAAGCGCGGCTACGTGCCCGAGCCGATCGCGCTCGGCGTCAATACCGACGCCTACCAGCCCTGCGAGCGCGAGCGTCGCATCACGCGCGAGGTGATCCAGGTGATGCACGATCACGGCCAGCCCTTCGCGGCGATCACCAAGTCCTCGCTGATCGAGCGGGATCTCGACCTGCTCGCGCCGATGGCAGAACGCGGCCAGGTGATGGCGGCAGTCACGATCACCACGCTCGACGCCGACCTGGCGCGCGCGCTGGAGCCGCGCGCGGCCACGCCTTCGCGTCGGTTGCGCACGATCCGCGCGCTGGCCGAGGCGGGCGTGCCGGTCGGGGTCAGCATCGCGCCGGTGATCCCGTTCGTCACCGAGCCCGACATGGAGCGCGTGCTGGAGGCCTGCTTCGAGGCCGGCGCCACCCATGCGAGCTACATCGTGCTGCGCCTGCCCTGGGAGGTGGCGCCGCTGTTCCGCGAGTGGCTGGGCGCGCATTTCCCCGACCGGGCCGAGCGTGTGATGGCGCGGGTGCGCGACATGCGCGGCGGCAAGGACTACGAGTCCGATTTCGCCAGCCGGATGAAGGGGGAAGGATTGTGGGCCGACCTGCTGAAGCAGCGCTTCCAGAAGGCGGTCAAGCGTCTCGGGCTCAACGAGCGCACGCGCGGCATCCTCGATTTCACGCAGTTCCGCGCGCCCGAGCAGCCGAAGGCGCCGGCCACGCCGCAACTGAGCCTGTTCTAG
- a CDS encoding electron transfer flavoprotein subunit beta/FixA family protein: protein MKILVPVKRVVDYNVKVRVKSDGTGVDIANVKMSMNPFDEIAVEEAVRLKEAGTATEVIAVSIGVAQAQETLRTALAIGADRAILVEAGEGVEPLGVAKILKALVDKEQPQLVILGKQAIDDDSNQTGQMLAALAGLPQATFASKVTVADGKATVAREVDGGSETLALTLPAVVTTDLRLNEPRYVTLPNIMKAKKKPLETVKPEDLGVDVSPRLKTLKVSEPPKRAAGVKVADVKTLVEKLKTEAKVL from the coding sequence ATGAAAATCCTGGTGCCGGTAAAGAGAGTGGTCGACTACAACGTGAAGGTTCGCGTGAAGTCGGACGGAACGGGCGTCGATATCGCGAACGTGAAGATGTCGATGAACCCGTTCGATGAGATCGCGGTGGAAGAGGCGGTGCGCCTGAAGGAAGCGGGCACGGCGACGGAAGTGATCGCCGTGTCGATCGGCGTGGCGCAGGCGCAGGAGACGCTGCGCACGGCGCTGGCGATCGGCGCGGACCGCGCGATCCTGGTGGAAGCCGGCGAAGGCGTGGAGCCGCTGGGCGTGGCGAAGATCCTGAAGGCGCTGGTGGACAAGGAGCAGCCGCAACTGGTGATCCTCGGCAAGCAGGCGATCGACGACGATTCGAACCAGACGGGCCAGATGCTGGCGGCGCTGGCAGGCCTGCCGCAAGCGACCTTCGCCTCGAAGGTGACGGTGGCCGACGGTAAAGCCACCGTCGCGCGCGAAGTGGACGGCGGCTCGGAAACGCTGGCGCTGACGCTGCCGGCGGTGGTGACCACCGACCTGCGCCTGAACGAGCCGCGCTACGTGACGCTGCCCAACATCATGAAGGCGAAGAAGAAGCCCCTCGAGACGGTGAAGCCGGAAGACCTGGGCGTGGACGTGAGCCCACGCCTGAAGACGCTGAAGGTGTCGGAGCCGCCCAAGCGCGCGGCGGGTGTGAAGGTGGCCGACGTGAAGACGCTGGTCGAGAAGCTGAAGACCGAAGCGAAAGTGCTGTAA
- a CDS encoding methionine ABC transporter ATP-binding protein codes for MIEIRNLSQRFAGPQGWIEALHDVNLTIPRGEVFGIIGRSGAGKSTLVRTINLLTRPSEGNVVVDGRDLTALSAADLRAARRDIGMIFQHFNLLSSRTVYENVALPLELAGVKRAEIEATVLPLLELVGLTAQKDRYPAQISGGQKQRVGIARALASKPKVLLSDEATSALDPETTRAILDLLRRINRELGLTIVLITHQMEVIKQVCDRVAVLDAGRVVETGPVIEVFMQPHHEVTRALIGDVIAQELPPALKARVAERLKSGRGHLLRLAFTGSGVDQPILSETIRRYELDFNILHGQIDEIQGQAFGSLAVLAGGEPGKVGEALAYLREQGVVVEELSHVE; via the coding sequence ATGATCGAAATTCGCAACCTGTCGCAGCGATTCGCCGGGCCGCAAGGCTGGATCGAGGCGCTGCACGACGTCAACCTGACGATTCCCCGCGGCGAGGTGTTCGGCATCATCGGCCGCAGCGGTGCCGGCAAGAGCACGCTGGTGCGCACCATCAACCTGCTCACGCGCCCCAGCGAGGGCAACGTGGTGGTGGACGGCCGCGACCTGACCGCGTTGTCGGCGGCCGATCTGCGCGCCGCGCGCCGCGACATCGGCATGATCTTCCAGCATTTCAACCTGCTGTCCTCGCGCACCGTCTACGAGAACGTGGCCCTGCCGCTCGAGCTGGCCGGCGTGAAGCGAGCGGAAATCGAGGCGACCGTGCTGCCCCTGCTGGAGCTGGTGGGGCTGACGGCGCAGAAGGATCGCTACCCGGCCCAGATCAGCGGCGGCCAGAAGCAGCGCGTGGGCATCGCGCGGGCGCTGGCCAGCAAGCCCAAGGTGCTGCTGTCGGACGAGGCGACCTCGGCGCTCGACCCGGAAACGACGCGTGCGATCCTCGACCTGCTGCGCAGGATCAACCGCGAACTGGGCCTCACCATCGTGCTGATCACGCACCAGATGGAGGTGATCAAGCAGGTCTGCGATCGCGTGGCGGTGCTCGATGCCGGCCGCGTGGTCGAGACCGGGCCGGTGATCGAGGTCTTCATGCAGCCGCACCACGAGGTCACGCGCGCGCTGATCGGCGACGTGATCGCGCAGGAATTGCCGCCGGCGCTGAAGGCACGCGTGGCCGAGCGCCTGAAGAGCGGCCGCGGCCACCTGCTGCGCCTGGCCTTCACCGGCAGCGGTGTGGACCAGCCGATCCTGTCGGAGACGATCCGCCGCTACGAGCTGGACTTCAACATCCTGCATGGCCAGATCGACGAGATCCAGGGCCAGGCCTTCGGCTCGCTGGCGGTGCTGGCGGGCGGCGAGCCCGGCAAGGTCGGCGAGGCGCTCGCGTATCTGCGCGAGCAGGGCGTGGTGGTCGAGGAGTTGTCGCATGTTGAGTGA
- a CDS encoding MetQ/NlpA family ABC transporter substrate-binding protein, with product MQRRKLVAGALLAAVVLGFGAARAAAETIRVGVTAGPHAQVMEAVKKVAAAQGLEIRIVEFSDYVQPNAALAAGDLDANSYQHAPYLAAQVKDRGYRIVRVADTVTFPMGIYSKRIASLSALPKGARIAIPNDPTNGGRALLLLQKQGVIKLRDGAGLAATRFDIVGNPSGVKIVELDAAQIPRSLADVDAAVINTNFAMEAGLQPRRDAIAIESADGPYVNILAVREADRGKPWVAKLVAAYRSPEVKRYLEGKFGGAVIASW from the coding sequence ATGCAAAGACGCAAGCTTGTCGCCGGCGCGCTGCTGGCTGCCGTCGTGCTCGGTTTCGGTGCCGCGCGCGCGGCGGCCGAGACGATCCGCGTCGGCGTGACGGCCGGCCCGCATGCGCAGGTGATGGAGGCGGTGAAGAAGGTGGCCGCCGCGCAGGGGCTCGAGATCCGTATCGTCGAGTTCTCCGACTACGTGCAGCCCAATGCGGCGCTGGCGGCGGGCGACCTCGACGCGAACAGCTACCAGCACGCGCCGTATCTGGCCGCGCAGGTCAAGGATCGCGGCTACCGGATCGTGCGCGTGGCCGATACCGTGACCTTCCCGATGGGCATCTATTCGAAGCGGATTGCGTCGCTGTCGGCGCTGCCCAAGGGCGCGCGGATCGCGATTCCGAACGATCCCACCAATGGCGGGCGGGCCCTGCTGTTGCTGCAGAAGCAGGGCGTGATCAAGCTGCGCGATGGCGCAGGGCTGGCCGCGACGCGCTTCGATATCGTCGGCAATCCGTCCGGCGTGAAGATCGTCGAACTGGACGCGGCGCAGATCCCGCGCTCGCTGGCCGATGTCGACGCGGCCGTGATCAACACCAATTTCGCGATGGAAGCGGGCCTGCAGCCCAGGCGCGACGCGATCGCGATCGAGAGCGCGGACGGCCCTTACGTGAACATCCTGGCGGTGCGCGAGGCGGATCGGGGCAAGCCCTGGGTCGCCAAGCTGGTGGCCGCCTACCGCTCGCCCGAGGTGAAGCGCTATCTGGAAGGCAAATTCGGCGGCGCGGTGATCGCGTCGTGGTGA
- a CDS encoding acyl-CoA dehydrogenase has protein sequence MSYIAPVKDMLFVMKELAGIDDVAKLPGFEDAGFDTAQAVLDESAKFCGEVLAPLNVEGDKQPSSWSQGAVTATAGFGEAFRQFVAGGWQGLQHPTEYDGQGLPKLIATPCIEMLNASNLSFALCPLLTDGAIEALLTAGTDEQKTRYVPKLISGEWTGTMNLTEPQAGSDLALVRSRAEPQGDGSYKVFGTKIFITWGEHDMADNIVHLVLARTPSAPEGVKGISLFIVPKFLVKEDGSLGERNDVHCVSIEHKLGIKASPTAVLQYGDHGGAIGYLVGEENRGLEYMFIMMNAARFGVGMQGIGVADRAYQKAAAFAKERVQSRPVDGSAKQSVTIIHHPDVRRMLGTMRAMTEGARALAYVAAAHSDQAHAHPDAAERARHQAIYEYLVPVVKGWSTEMVNEVASLGVQVHGGMGFIEETGAAQYYRDARILAIYEGTTAIQANDLVGRKTVRDGGAVAKSLLAGIDETVEALGAQDTPAFAAMRRHLADGAKSLAAAVEFVVANTKGDPNAVFLGSVPYLKLAGIVLCGWQMGRALLAAQARRADDPAFHDAKIAIAQFYAQHVLVQAPAIAASIVSATGQDSVLALTEDQF, from the coding sequence ATGAGCTATATCGCGCCCGTCAAGGACATGCTGTTCGTGATGAAGGAGCTGGCCGGCATCGACGACGTCGCGAAGCTGCCCGGCTTCGAGGATGCCGGCTTCGACACGGCGCAGGCCGTGCTCGACGAGTCGGCGAAGTTCTGCGGCGAGGTTCTGGCGCCGCTGAACGTCGAAGGCGACAAGCAGCCGAGCTCATGGAGCCAGGGCGCCGTGACGGCGACGGCCGGTTTCGGCGAAGCCTTCCGCCAGTTCGTGGCGGGCGGCTGGCAGGGGCTGCAGCATCCCACCGAGTACGACGGCCAGGGCCTGCCCAAGCTGATCGCCACGCCTTGCATCGAGATGCTGAACGCCTCGAACCTGTCCTTCGCGCTGTGCCCGCTGCTGACCGACGGCGCGATCGAGGCGCTGCTGACGGCCGGCACCGACGAGCAGAAGACGCGCTACGTGCCGAAGCTGATCTCGGGCGAGTGGACCGGCACCATGAACCTGACCGAGCCGCAGGCCGGCTCCGACCTCGCGCTGGTGCGCTCGCGCGCCGAGCCGCAGGGCGACGGCAGCTACAAGGTGTTCGGCACCAAGATCTTCATCACCTGGGGCGAGCACGACATGGCGGACAACATCGTCCACCTGGTGCTGGCGCGCACGCCGAGCGCACCCGAGGGCGTGAAGGGCATCTCGCTGTTCATCGTGCCGAAGTTCCTGGTCAAGGAAGACGGCAGCCTCGGCGAGCGCAACGACGTCCATTGCGTGTCGATCGAGCACAAGCTCGGCATCAAGGCGAGCCCGACCGCGGTGCTGCAATATGGCGACCACGGCGGCGCGATCGGCTACCTGGTCGGCGAGGAGAACCGCGGCCTCGAATACATGTTCATCATGATGAACGCTGCGCGCTTCGGCGTCGGCATGCAGGGCATCGGCGTGGCCGACCGCGCCTACCAGAAGGCCGCCGCGTTCGCCAAGGAGCGCGTGCAGAGCCGCCCGGTGGACGGCTCGGCCAAGCAGTCGGTCACCATCATTCATCATCCCGACGTGCGCCGCATGCTCGGCACCATGCGCGCGATGACCGAAGGCGCGCGCGCGCTGGCCTATGTCGCCGCCGCGCATAGCGACCAGGCGCACGCGCATCCCGACGCGGCCGAGCGCGCGCGTCACCAGGCCATCTACGAGTACCTGGTGCCGGTCGTGAAGGGCTGGAGCACCGAGATGGTCAACGAGGTCGCCAGCCTCGGCGTGCAGGTGCACGGCGGCATGGGCTTCATCGAGGAGACGGGCGCGGCGCAGTACTATCGCGACGCGCGCATCCTGGCGATCTACGAAGGCACCACGGCGATCCAGGCGAACGACCTGGTGGGCCGCAAGACCGTGCGCGACGGCGGCGCCGTCGCGAAGTCGTTGCTCGCCGGAATCGATGAAACCGTCGAGGCGCTCGGCGCGCAGGACACGCCGGCCTTCGCCGCGATGCGCCGCCATCTCGCCGACGGCGCGAAGTCGCTGGCGGCCGCGGTCGAGTTCGTGGTCGCCAACACCAAGGGCGATCCGAACGCGGTGTTCCTCGGCAGCGTTCCCTACCTGAAGCTGGCCGGCATCGTGCTGTGCGGCTGGCAGATGGGACGCGCGTTGCTCGCCGCGCAGGCACGGCGCGCGGACGATCCGGCCTTCCACGACGCGAAGATCGCGATCGCGCAGTTCTATGCCCAGCACGTGCTGGTGCAGGCGCCGGCGATCGCCGCGTCGATCGTCAGCGCGACCGGCCAGGACAGCGTGCTGGCGCTGACCGAGGACCAGTTCTGA
- a CDS encoding methionine ABC transporter permease, translating to MLSEMLDMFVQSFWETLIMVGISGVVGALVGLPLGVLLYLTDRQGVLQNLGVNRALGGLVNAVRSTPFIILLVAVIPFTRLIVGSSIGTAAAVVPLTLASAPFIARLVETALREVDRGLIEAALAMGATTRQIVFKVLLPEAWPGIVAGLTITFVSLVGYSAMAGAIGGGGLGDLGIRYGYQRYEPEVMWTVVVILIVFVQIVQSFGDWLVRRLSHR from the coding sequence ATGTTGAGTGAAATGCTGGATATGTTCGTGCAGTCGTTCTGGGAGACGCTGATCATGGTCGGCATCTCGGGCGTGGTCGGCGCGCTGGTCGGGCTGCCGCTCGGCGTGCTGCTGTACCTGACCGATCGCCAGGGCGTGCTGCAGAACCTCGGCGTCAATCGCGCGCTGGGCGGGCTGGTCAACGCGGTGCGCTCGACTCCCTTCATCATCCTGCTGGTGGCGGTGATTCCGTTCACGCGCCTGATCGTCGGTTCGTCGATCGGCACCGCCGCCGCCGTGGTGCCCCTGACGCTGGCCTCGGCGCCGTTCATCGCGCGGCTGGTCGAGACCGCGCTGCGCGAGGTCGACCGCGGGCTGATCGAGGCCGCGCTGGCGATGGGCGCCACCACCCGCCAGATCGTGTTCAAGGTGCTGCTGCCCGAAGCCTGGCCCGGCATCGTGGCGGGGCTGACCATCACCTTCGTGTCGCTGGTCGGCTACTCGGCGATGGCCGGCGCGATCGGCGGCGGCGGGCTCGGCGATCTCGGCATCCGCTATGGCTACCAGCGCTACGAGCCCGAGGTGATGTGGACCGTGGTGGTGATCCTGATCGTGTTCGTGCAGATCGTGCAGTCGTTCGGCGACTGGCTGGTGCGTCGGCTCAGTCATCGCTGA
- a CDS encoding D-amino acid dehydrogenase, protein MRVVILGSGVVGVTSAYYLARAGHEVTVIDREAGPALETSFANAGQISPGYAAPWAAPGVPLKAVKWMFEKHAPLAIRLDGTRFQLQWMWQMLRNCTAERYAVNKGRMVRLAEYSRDCFQALRADTGIAYEGRTGGTLQLFRTQAQFDGAAKDIAVLRDANVPFELLTADQLKNAEPALAAVSHKLTGGLRLPGDETGDCQLFTTRLAAMAEELGVQFRYNTPIDALAIAGGRIAGVQCGGELVRGDAYVVALGSYSTRFLSNIVKIPVYPLKGYSITAPIVDAAAAPVSTVLDETYKIAITRFDSRIRVGGMAEIAGFDKRLNQARRETLEMCVNDLFPGGGDTSKASFWTGLRPMTPDGTPIVGRTPVPNLFLNTGHGTLGWTMSCGSGQLLADLMSGKKPAIQADDLSVHRYLDETVGKPRPAYA, encoded by the coding sequence ATGCGTGTGGTGATTCTGGGAAGCGGCGTGGTGGGCGTGACGAGCGCCTATTATCTGGCACGCGCCGGCCATGAGGTGACGGTGATCGACCGCGAGGCGGGCCCCGCGCTCGAGACGAGCTTTGCCAACGCTGGCCAGATCTCGCCCGGCTACGCCGCCCCCTGGGCCGCGCCCGGCGTGCCGCTGAAGGCCGTCAAGTGGATGTTCGAGAAGCATGCGCCGCTGGCGATCCGTCTGGACGGCACGCGCTTCCAGTTGCAGTGGATGTGGCAGATGCTGCGCAACTGCACCGCCGAGCGTTATGCGGTCAACAAGGGCCGCATGGTGCGCCTGGCCGAATACAGCCGCGACTGCTTCCAGGCGCTGCGCGCCGACACCGGCATCGCCTACGAAGGACGCACCGGCGGCACGCTGCAACTGTTCCGCACCCAGGCGCAATTCGACGGTGCCGCGAAGGACATCGCGGTGCTGCGCGACGCGAACGTGCCGTTCGAACTGCTGACGGCCGACCAGTTGAAGAATGCCGAGCCGGCGCTCGCCGCGGTCTCGCACAAGCTGACCGGCGGCCTGCGCCTGCCCGGCGACGAAACCGGCGACTGCCAGTTGTTCACCACGCGCCTGGCGGCGATGGCCGAGGAGCTCGGCGTGCAGTTCCGCTACAACACGCCGATCGACGCACTGGCGATCGCCGGCGGCCGGATCGCCGGCGTGCAATGCGGCGGCGAGCTGGTGCGCGGCGATGCCTACGTGGTCGCGCTCGGCTCGTATTCGACGCGCTTCCTGTCGAACATCGTCAAGATCCCGGTCTACCCGCTCAAGGGTTATTCGATCACGGCGCCGATCGTCGACGCGGCCGCCGCGCCGGTGTCGACCGTGCTCGACGAGACCTACAAGATCGCGATCACGCGTTTCGACTCGCGCATCCGCGTGGGCGGCATGGCCGAGATCGCCGGCTTCGACAAGCGCCTGAACCAGGCCCGTCGCGAGACGCTCGAAATGTGCGTCAACGACCTGTTCCCGGGCGGCGGCGATACCTCGAAGGCCAGCTTCTGGACCGGCCTGCGCCCGATGACGCCGGACGGCACGCCGATCGTCGGCCGCACCCCCGTGCCGAACCTGTTCCTGAACACCGGCCACGGCACGCTGGGCTGGACCATGTCCTGCGGCTCGGGCCAGTTGCTGGCCGACCTGATGTCGGGCAAGAAGCCGGCGATCCAGGCCGACGACCTGTCGGTCCACCGCTATCTCGACGAGACCGTCGGCAAGCCGCGCCCCGCCTACGCCTGA